In Falco cherrug isolate bFalChe1 chromosome 5, bFalChe1.pri, whole genome shotgun sequence, one DNA window encodes the following:
- the AMIGO2 gene encoding amphoterin-induced protein 2: MSLNWRTIPTRLGVLKVNCKGLACLLVFMVSICGSAPGMCPTACICASDIVSCTNKNLSRVPGNLYKCMKRLDLSYNRIGALEPEWVPLLLEKLNTLIVSHNSIISIVSGSFSTIPNLKYLDLSSNNLKTLTSPVFQELRALEVLLLYNNQIAQIESSAFGGLYKLQKLYLSYNSLLHFPLDLYTGKFKLTDLALLDISFNHIQSMPVQRLSSVPAKHLSGIYLHGNPFYCDCMLYSMLIFWYQRHFSSVMDFKGEYSCVLQSDPRGYNKLPLLQDNFLNCSESTVNSSFQAFGFIHNAQVGDRLIVHCDSRISDAGTHFVWVSPDNRLLEPDRETNNFKVFHNGSLEITDAQLEDSGLYSCIAINKKRLLNETIEVRINVSNFTVNRSHAHEAFNTAFTTLAACVASIVLVLLYLYLTPCPCQCKAKRRKRKLNQSCAHSSILNSTLPHELPADEKKASTGKRVVFLEPVHEPKHSQNGKVKLFPSDNIIAESILKTTRPKSDSDSVNSVFSDTPFMPST, translated from the coding sequence ATGTCTTTAAACTGGCGGACAATTCCCACTCGACTTGGAGTTTTAAAAGTGAACTGCAAAGGACTGGCATGCCTCTTGGTCTTCATGGTGAGCATTTGCGGCAGTGCCCCAGGAATGTGTCCAACAGCCTGCATCTGTGCCAGTGATATCGTAAGCTGCACTAATAAGAACCTCTCTCGAGTGCCAGGAAATCTTTATAAATGTATGAAAAGGCTGGATCTGAGTTATAACAGAATCGGGGCTTTGGAGCCTGAATGGGtcccactgctgctggagaaactgAACACTTTAATAGTCAGTCATAATAGCATTATCAGCATTGTCTCTGGAAGCTTTTCCACAATCCCGAATCTGAAGTACCTAGACTTGTCATCCAACAACCTGAAGACACTGACCAGCCCCGTGTTTCAGGAGCTAAGGGCACTGGAGGTTCTCCTGCTGTATAACAATCAGATAGCACAGATAGAGTCTTCAGCCTTCGGAGGATTGTACAAATTACAGAAACTGTACTTAAGCTATAACTCGCTCTTGCATTTCCCGCTGGACTTGTACACTGGAAAATTTAAACTGACAGACCTTGCGTTGCTGGACATTTCCTTTAATCACATCCAGTCAATGCCTGTTCAGCGCCTGAGTTCAGTGCCAGCCAAACATCTTAGTGGAATTTATCTTCATGGCAACCCATTTTATTGTGACTGTATGCTGTACTCCATGCTAATCTTCTGGTATCAAAGGCACTTCAGCTCGGTGATGGACTTCAAAGGCGAGTACTCCTGTGTGTTGCAGTCAGACCCAAGAGGTTACAATAAACTGCCTTTACTGCAGGACAACTTTCTGAATTGCTCCGAAAGCACCGTCAACAGCTCGTTCCAAGCCTTTGGGTTTATCCACAACGCCCAGGTTGGTGACAGGCTGATTGTACACTGTGACAGCAGAATCAGCGATGCAGGCACGCACTTTGTTTGGGTTAGTCCGGACAATAGATTGCTAGAGCCAGACAGGGAGACCAACAACTTTAAGGTGTTCCATAATGGCAGCCTGGAGATAACAGATGCCCAGCTAGAGGACTCGGGGCTGTATTCCTGCATTGcaataaataagaaaagacTATTAAATGAAACCATAGAGGTTAGAATAAATGTTAGCAATTTCACAGTGAACAGGTCCCATGCTCATGAAGCATTTAATACAGCTTTTACCACTCTTGCTGCCTGTGTAGCCAGTATCGTTTTAGTACTGCTGTATCTCTATCTGACCCCCTGCCCATGTCAATGTAAggcaaaaaggaggaagagaaagctgaACCAAAGCTGTGCCCACTCATCCATACTGAATTCCACACTGCCGCACGAGCTGCCAGCCGACGAGAAGAAGGCTAGCACTGGTAAACGGGTGGTTTTCCTGGAACCTGTGCACGAACCAAAACACAGTCAGAACGGGAAAGTAAAACTGTTTCCTAGCGACAACATCATCGCCGAGAGTATCTTAAAAACTACTCGACCAAAATCTGACTCCGATTCTGTCAACTCCGTGTTCTCAGATACACCCTTCATGCCGTCAACTTAG